GAGCACGCATTGCTCGTCGAGTGGCTCTGGATGGCGTTGCACGCCGACACGACGGTCTTGGACGCCAGCAGCCAGCCGCACCGCCATCCCGTCATCGCGTACGCCTTCGATGCAGAGCCGGCGAGGATCGTCCGATCGCGCATGCGATCGCCGAGTACCTTCGGCAGGTTGTGCGGTACGGGATCGTAGATGAGCTTCTCGTAGCAGAGATCGAGGATCACCCAGATGTCGCGCGCCGCCGCAACATCGGCGATCGCGGCCATCTCCTGCTCGGTGACAAGCGCCCCCGTCGGATTGGCCGGCGAGTTGATCACGATCGCCCTGGTGCGCGGCGTGATCGCGTCGAGGAACAGCTGCGCGCGCAGCGCGAATCCATCCTCCGGCGACGCATGGACCACGACAGGTGTCGCGTCGGCGAGCTTGATCTGTTCGACGAGCGTCGGCCATCCCGGCGCATGCGTGATCACCTCGTCGCCGGGACCGAACACCGTGAGCGCCGCGTTCAGCAGCGCCTGCTTGCCGCCCGCGCAGACGATGACTTCCGACTCGTCGTACTCCACGCCGTAGTCCGCGCGATAGCGGTCGACGATCGCCCGCTTCACCTCGCTGCTGCCCGAGTTGGCGGTGTATCGCGTGTAGTTGGCGGCGATGGCCGCGTTGGCGGCCGCCTTCACATGATCGGGCGTCGGGAAGTCAGGTTCGCCGGCGCTGAGATCGACGACGTCGACGCCGGCCTGACGAAGTCGCTCGGCGGCGATGAACCCCTTCATGGTGGGAGACGAGGAGATACGCGACGTACGGGCGGCGAGCATGGGCGGATCAGACATCTGTCGAGGCGCGTCGGGCAGCGGCGCGCGCGAGAAGGGCCACGGCGGCCGGAGGCACGAACGCCTCGACGGACCCGCCGAGCACGTGAATCTGCCGGACGAGACTGGAACTGACGTGCGCCCATTCTGGCGCCGCCGCAAGGAGCACCGTCTCGAGCCTGGGCAGCAGCGCGGCGTTCATCCGCGCCATGGGCCACTCGTGCTCGTAGTCGGTCACCGAGCGCACACCGCGCACCACGGCCGTCGCGCCTGCGGCACGCGCGGCGTCGACGAGCAGGCCCTCGAAGGCCACCACGTTGACGCCCTGCAGGCCTGTCACGCACTCACGGACGAGCGACAGCCGCTCGTCAAGGGTGAGGAGCGGCGTCTTGCCGGGGTTGATCAGCACCGCCACCACCACGCCATCGAAGAGCGCGCGCGCTCTGACGATCACGTCGAGATGCCCGTTGGTGACCGGGTCGAACGAGCCTGCGACGAGGGCCGTACGCATGTCTGCCATCCCGCCGCATTATTCACGAACGCGCGCGGGCGTGCCTACTCCGGCTCGACGGCGTAGAACGTCAGGGTGCTGTCGCCCTGGCGAAGCTGACGCGTGCGCCGCACGGTTCCCACGACGTCGGGCGCCGCCAGCCGCGACGCATGTTCCAGCACGATCAGGCCGCCTGGCGTGACGTGCCGCGCACCGAGCGCCACCCACGGTTCGAGCGACGGCTGCTCGTACGGGGGATCGAGGAACACGATGTCGAAGCCTCCTCCGAACGTGGCCTCGGCGGACGCGAGCGCATCACGCCTGTCGATGACGTATCCGCTGTCGATTCCGCACGTACGGAGGTTGCCGGCAATCAACGCCGCCGCACGACGGTCGCGCTCGACGAAGGTGGCGGCAGCCGCCCCACGGCTCAACGCCTCGATTCCCACAGCGCCCGTCCCCGCGCACACGTCGAGCACACGCGCGCCTTCGATGCGCGGGGCGAGGACGTTGAACAGTGTCTCGCGCAGCCGATCGGACGAGGGCCGAAGGCCCGTCCATGTGGGGGCGCGCAGCACGCGCCCCTTGTAGGCACCGGCGATCACGCGCATCAGCCGACCTGCGCCAGGTTGAAGCGTCCCGTCCAGGCGGCGCGTGCCAGTCGCCGCGGCAGCGCGTCTGGTGGCAGCCGTTCGACAAGCGTGCGCGCGATCGCATGCGCGTCGGCCATGAGGTCCTTGTCGCGTCCGAGATCCCCGATGCGCAACGTCGGCATGCCGGCCTGACGCGTGCCGAACATGTCGCCAGGCCCGCGAATCGCCAGGTCGCGCTCGGCGATCACGAAGCCGTCCGTCGAGTCTGTCATCGCTTTCAGTCGCTCGCGCGCCGCGTCGCCGAGCGGACGCTCGAACAGCAGCACGCAGTAGCTCCGCTCCGCCCCGCGACCGACACGCCCGCGCAACTGATGCAGTTGTGCGAGCCCGAAGCGTTCGGCATGCTCCACCACCATGACACTCGCATTCGGCACATCCACGCCGACCTCGATCACCGTCGTTGTCACGAGGACGTCGATGCCGTGTGCGATGAACGCCTGCATCACGGCCTGCTTCTCCGCCGGTGCGAGACGTCCGTGCAGCAGGCCGACGCGCAGGCCCGCCAGCGGTCCGTCGCTCAACTCGCGCGCCATCGTGACGGCGGCGCGCACGTCGATCTTCTCGCTGTCTTCGATGACGGGCAGCACGACGTACGCCTGGCGTCGCTGCTCGACCTGTTCGCGCACGAACGCGTACGCCTCGTCGCGCCGCGTCTCGGGTCGCGCCGTGGTACGCACGGGCACGCGCCCCGGTGGCAGGTCAGGGATCACTGACACGTCGAGATCGCCGTAGGCCGTGAGCATCAGCGTTCGCGGGATGGGCGTGGCGGTCATCACGAGCACGTCGGGATGCCGCCCCTTCTCACGCAGCCGTGCCCGCTGCCCCACGCCGAAGCGGTGCTGCTCGTCGATGATGACCAGCCCGAGCCTGTCGAACACGGCGGGCGCCTCCAGTACCGCGTGCGTCCCGACGATGAACTGCGCCTCCCCCGAGGCGATCGCGGCAAGTGCCGTGCGACGCGCGACGCTGCGTTGACTGCCGGTGAGCAGCACCGATCGGAACGACGCGCCCGCCAGCCTCGCGGCGACAGTGCGCGCGTGCTGTTCGGCCAGCAACTCCGTCGGCGCCATCAGCACCACCTGCAGCCCGTTGGCCATCGCCACGACAGCCGCAATCAACGCAACGATGGTCTTGCCCGACCCGACGTCGCCCTGCAACAGGCGATTCATGGCCGTCGGTCGCTGCAGATCCTCGACGATTTCCTTGAGCGCCGTTCTCTGTCCCTTCGTGAGCGCGAACGGCAGGACCTGTCGCGCAAGCGCACGGATCTCGTCCGAGACGACGATGGTGTGCGGCTTTGCCGTGGTGGTGGCGCGCGCGCGTCTGTCGGCCAGCGCCACCTGGAACAGCACGAACTCTTCGAGGATGAGCCGCACCTGCGCCGGTGTGCGGAACGCGTTCAGCGTATCGACATCAGTGCCGTCCGGCGGGAAGTGCGCGTCGAGCAGCGCCTCGCGTCGCGACGGCAGGCCGCGCAGTCGACGCAGGTCGGCCGGTAGCGGATCGGTGATGGTCTCGGGCAACCGTTCGAGCGCGCGCGCAACGAGATCGCGCTGGAGCTTCGGCGTGAGCGGGCCGATGCGCTCGTAGATCGGCACGATACGGCCCGTGTGCACGCTCTCACCGTCCTGGACGGCACGCGCATCGACGAATTCGTACTGCGGACTCTGGAACTGTGCGCCCTGGCTGTTCCACTCCACCTTGCCGTGGAGCACCACGCGCTGGCCGGGGTGAAAGACCTGCGCGAGAAATCGTTGGTTGAAGAAGACGGCACGCGCGGTGCCCGTGCCATCGGCCACCGTCAGCTCGAAGACGGTGAAGCGCGGGCGGCGCGTCGGTTTCGCGTGCGTGTCGACGACGTCGCCGGCAATCGTGGCGATGCCGGGTCGCAGCGAGGCGATCGGCACGATGTGCCCGCGGTCCTCGTAGCGCAGCGGAAATCGCAGGAGCAGATCCTCGATGGTGTGCAGTCCCGCCGACGCGAGCGCCGCCCCGCGCGTCGGGCCCACTCCGGGCAGCGCCTCGAGCGGCGCCGACAACGGATCGGCCGCGCTCACTGCAGCACGGTGACCTTGCCCGGCTCGATGCGGAGTTCGCGGATCGAAGACGGGAGATCGAACGGGTCGTCGATGTTGACGTCGTACCTGGCGACCAGTTGCGAGACGACGGCACGCGGGAGCGGAATGCCGCCGAGTTCAGCCGACTCGAGCTGGAACCTGCCGCTGCCGTTCTCGGTGACGAGCCTGCCGCTCACCGTCGCTCCCAGCGTGCCCGAGAGCAGGCGCAGGGGATCGAAGCCGTTGTCGGCGGGACGACTCGCGTTCATCGCATCGATGTCGAGCGTGGTGGATGCGGACAGACGGTCACCGCCGATGATGCGCAGC
The Acidobacteriota bacterium DNA segment above includes these coding regions:
- a CDS encoding pyridoxal phosphate-dependent aminotransferase translates to MLAARTSRISSSPTMKGFIAAERLRQAGVDVVDLSAGEPDFPTPDHVKAAANAAIAANYTRYTANSGSSEVKRAIVDRYRADYGVEYDESEVIVCAGGKQALLNAALTVFGPGDEVITHAPGWPTLVEQIKLADATPVVVHASPEDGFALRAQLFLDAITPRTRAIVINSPANPTGALVTEQEMAAIADVAAARDIWVILDLCYEKLIYDPVPHNLPKVLGDRMRDRTILAGSASKAYAMTGWRCGWLLASKTVVSACNAIQSHSTSNACSITQKAVVAALSGPQQCVTDMLDEYRMRRDRIRTLVCSDARLRCLTPAGAFYLFVDISGLLSPDGLRTSAEFCQALLEDRHVVLTAGEAFDAPGFFRLSYAASIDRLEEAARRLQAFIADIDTGTYQSR
- the coaD gene encoding pantetheine-phosphate adenylyltransferase, whose protein sequence is MRTALVAGSFDPVTNGHLDVIVRARALFDGVVVAVLINPGKTPLLTLDERLSLVRECVTGLQGVNVVAFEGLLVDAARAAGATAVVRGVRSVTDYEHEWPMARMNAALLPRLETVLLAAAPEWAHVSSSLVRQIHVLGGSVEAFVPPAAVALLARAAARRASTDV
- the rsmD gene encoding 16S rRNA (guanine(966)-N(2))-methyltransferase RsmD, with amino-acid sequence MRVIAGAYKGRVLRAPTWTGLRPSSDRLRETLFNVLAPRIEGARVLDVCAGTGAVGIEALSRGAAAATFVERDRRAAALIAGNLRTCGIDSGYVIDRRDALASAEATFGGGFDIVFLDPPYEQPSLEPWVALGARHVTPGGLIVLEHASRLAAPDVVGTVRRTRQLRQGDSTLTFYAVEPE
- the recG gene encoding ATP-dependent DNA helicase RecG; translation: MSAADPLSAPLEALPGVGPTRGAALASAGLHTIEDLLLRFPLRYEDRGHIVPIASLRPGIATIAGDVVDTHAKPTRRPRFTVFELTVADGTGTARAVFFNQRFLAQVFHPGQRVVLHGKVEWNSQGAQFQSPQYEFVDARAVQDGESVHTGRIVPIYERIGPLTPKLQRDLVARALERLPETITDPLPADLRRLRGLPSRREALLDAHFPPDGTDVDTLNAFRTPAQVRLILEEFVLFQVALADRRARATTTAKPHTIVVSDEIRALARQVLPFALTKGQRTALKEIVEDLQRPTAMNRLLQGDVGSGKTIVALIAAVVAMANGLQVVLMAPTELLAEQHARTVAARLAGASFRSVLLTGSQRSVARRTALAAIASGEAQFIVGTHAVLEAPAVFDRLGLVIIDEQHRFGVGQRARLREKGRHPDVLVMTATPIPRTLMLTAYGDLDVSVIPDLPPGRVPVRTTARPETRRDEAYAFVREQVEQRRQAYVVLPVIEDSEKIDVRAAVTMARELSDGPLAGLRVGLLHGRLAPAEKQAVMQAFIAHGIDVLVTTTVIEVGVDVPNASVMVVEHAERFGLAQLHQLRGRVGRGAERSYCVLLFERPLGDAARERLKAMTDSTDGFVIAERDLAIRGPGDMFGTRQAGMPTLRIGDLGRDKDLMADAHAIARTLVERLPPDALPRRLARAAWTGRFNLAQVG